The genomic segment ATTGAACAGTATTTGAAGAATATGCTGCAGGAAAGCACGGAAGGCTCGGTAGAAATACAGCGCAATGAGCTGGCTGAGAAGTTCTCGTGCGTCCCTTCCCAGATTAATTACGTTATAAGTACACGTTTTACGCTGGAGAAGGGTTACATGGTTGAATCGAAGCGTGGAGGCGGAGGTTATGTCCGGATTCAACGGGTAGAGCTGCCAGCCTTGCAGACGATTCAATTTCATATTCGGCAGACGATTGGAGATTGCGTGGAGCAGAGCGTGGCGGAAGGGCTGATTTATCAGCTTGAAGAAGCGCTGTTGGTGACGAAGCGCGAAGCACAGCTGCTGCGGGCAGCAATTGATCGGGAAACGATTGCCGTCAAGCTCCCGCTGCGTGATGAGGTAAGGGCCCGTTTGCTAAGAGCGATGCTTATATCGCTTCTGGTTAAATAACTTTACCGTGCGTAAGTGCATGGAAAGGGGTGATTTGTCTTGATTTGTCAGGAATGCGGCAAGAAGCCGGCAACGCTTCATTTTACGAAGATTGTCGGCGGAGAGAAGACAGAGTTTCACATTTGTGAAGCTTGTGCGCGTGAACGGGGTGAAGGCATTCCAGGAACGGCAAATGGCTTCTCTATCCACAGCTTGCTGTCGGGTCTGCTTGATTTTGACCCATCTGGAACATCGGGTTCAGCAGGGACGAAGCCTTGCCCGGTCATACGCTGTGACGAATGCGGCTTCACTTATGCACAGTTCAGCAAGATCGGACGCTTTGGCTGCAGCGCCTGCTATAAACATTTTTCAGATAAGTTAGATCCGCTGCTTAAAAGGGTACATGGTAGTACGGTGCATACGGGGAAAATTCCGAAACGCTCCGGAGGGCAATTGCAAAATAAACGAGAACTTGATCAGCTCAGACGCGAGTTGTATGATCGTATTGAGCAAGAAGAATTTGAAAGTGCGGCTCAAATCAGGGATCGTATTCGTGAGCTTGAGCGTAAAATAGCAGAGCTGTAAGTCGTGAAGTAAGGAGGATACCTCTTGAAGAGTCGTCGTTTTTCAGAGCAAGCGTTAAGCGATTGGATGAAAGGGGATGGTCCCGAGTCAGATATCGTCATCAGCAGCCGTATACGCATCGCCAGAAATTTAAACCATCATCCGTTTCCGTTGCTTGCTACGAAGGAGCAGTCGCTTGAGGTTATGGAGCAGTTGGCTGCGATCGGGGCATCTGGAAAGCTTGAGCCTATCGGCCATTTTGATACGATCGTGTTATCCGATCTTACGGAGCTGGAGAAGCGTGTATTGGTCGAAAAGCATTTGATCAGCCCTAATCTGGCTAATGAATCTCGAGGCGGAGCCTTCATCCTCAGCGATAATGAATCGGTGAGCATTATGATTAATGAAGAAGACCATCTGCGAATTCAATGCCTGTATCCGGGTTTTCAAATTCAGGAGGCTTGGACGCTGGCGAATCGGATCGATGATATTTTTGAGGCAGAGACCGAATACGCTTTTGATGAGAAACGCGGTTATTTAACGACATGCCCAACCAACGTTGGAACAGGCATTCGCGTATCCATTATGGTGCATTTGCCGGCACTCGTGCTATCATCGCAAATCAATCGGATTTTGCAGGCGGTCACGCAGGTAGGACTCGCGGTTCGCGGATTGTATGGGGAAGGCAGCGAAGCGCTGGGCAATGTGTTTCAAATCTCGAACCAAATTACACTCGGGCAATCGGAGTCGGAAATTATTGACAACTTGTACAGCGTAGCCAGACAAATTATTGAGCATGAGAAAGCAGCTCGAATACGGCTTCTTGCTGAGTCTAAGCTGCGCATTGAAGATAGAGTAAAGCGGTCCTATGGGATTTTATCCTATGCGGCTATTATGGATACGAAGGAAGCAGCACAGCGGCTTTCAGATGTAAGGTTGGGCGTTGATTTGGGATTGCTGGATAATATAACGCCTCAAGTCATGAATGAATTAATGATTATGACACAGCCTGGCTTCTTGCAGCAAGTATTTAAGGAAACGATGAATGCAGAGCAGCGGGATTATCGCCGGGCAGAACTTATTCGCAAGCAGTTGCGAAGTCAAATGGAACATGGGGGTGCGTAACGATGATGTTCGGAAGATTTACGGAACGGGCACAGAAGGTGCTTGCATTGGCGCAGGAAGAAGCGGTTCGTCTTGGACATAACAATATTGGCACAGAGCATATTTTACTTGGACTGATTCGTGAAGGGGAAGGCATTGCTGCGAAAGCGCTGATTGGACTTGGCCTGGGCCTAGAGAAAATCCAGGATGAGGTTGAAGCTTTAATCGGAAGAGGCCAGGAGCAGCCGACGAATATTGCCTATACGCCACGCGCGAAAAAGGTCATTGAGCTCTCTATGGATGAAGCGAGAAAGTTGGGCCATACGTATGTAGGTACGGAGCATATTTTGCTCGGACTCATTCGTGAAGGAGAAGGGGTTGCAGCCCGCGTGCTGAACAATCTCGGCATCAGCTTGAATAAAGCACGCCAGCAAGTGCTGCAGTTGCTTGGCAGCAGCGAAGCAATCTCCAGCAACCATGGCGCTCCATCTAATGTGAGCACGCCAACGTTGGACGGACTTGCCCGCGATTTGACCTCCTTCGCTAAGGAAGGCAATCTCGATCCGGTTATTGGCCGCAGTAAAGAAATCGAGCGCGTTATTCAGGTGCTTAGCCGCCGGACGAAAAACAATCCGGTTCTCATCGGGGAACCCGGCGTTGGTAAAACGGCGATCGCTGAAGGACTGGCGCAAAAAATCATTGCAAACGAAATTCCAGAAACGCTGCGCGACAAACGCGTAATGACGCTCGATATGGGCTCTGTCGTAGCTGGTACGAAATACCGCGGTGAGTTTGAGGACCGCTTGAAAAAAATTATGGATGAAATCCGCCAAGCCGGCAATATCATCCTCTTCATCGATGAGCTGCATACGCTGATCGGTGCAGGCGGGGCTGAGGGCGCGATTGATGCTTCGAATATTTTGAAACCGGCACTAGCACGGGGCGAGTTGCAATGTATCGGTGCGACTACGCTGGATGAATACCGCAAATACATCGAGAAGGATGCTGCGCTGGAGCGCCGTTTCCAACCGATTACGGTAGATCAGCCTTCTCCGGAAGAAGCGGTACAAATTTTGTACGGCCTGCGCGATCGTTATGAAGCCCATCACCGGGTGAAAATTACGGATGAAGCGATTGTTCAAGCGGTTAAGCTGTCCGACCGCTACATTACGGATCGTTTCCTGCCGGATAAAGCGATTGACTTAATTGATGAAGCGGGCTCGAAAGTTCGCCTCAATTCGTATACGATTCCGCCGAACCTCAAGCAGCTGGAGAACCGTCTGGAGGATATCCGCAAGGAGAAAGACTCCGCTGTTCAAAGCCAGGAGTTTGAGAAAGCGGCTGCGCTTCGCGATACCGAGCAGAAGATGCGTGAAGAGCTCGATATTACGAAAAACCAATGGAAAGAAAAACAAGGACGCACCGATTCCGAAGTGACACCTGAGGATATTGCACAGGTAGTAGCAAGCTGGACCGGCATTCCGGTAAGCAAGTTGGCAGAGGAAGAAACCGAGCGTCTGCTGAAAATGGAATCCATTCTTCACGGTCGTGTCATTGGCCAAGAAGAAGCAGTCAAAGCGGTATCGCGCGCTATGCGCCGTGCTCGTGCTGGACTGAAGGATCCGAAGCGTCCGATGGGTTCATTTATTTTCCTCGGTCCAACTGGTGTAGGTAAAACCGAGCTTGCCCGTGCGCTTGCAGAAGCGATGTTCGGCGATGAAAATGCGATTATCCGCATCGATATGTCGGAATATATGGAGAAGCATTCGACTTCCCGTCTCGTTGGAGCTCCTCCGGGATATGTTGGTTATGAGGAAGGCGGTCAATTGACCGAGAAAGTACGCCGTAAGCCATATTCGGTTGTATTGCTCGATGAGATTGAGAAAGCCCATCCAGAAGTATTCAACATTTTGCTGCAAGTGCTGGAAGATGGCCGTCTGACTGACTCTAAAGGCCGTGTAGTCGATTTCCGCAATACGCTGATCATTATGACGTCGAACGTGGGCGCGGATCAAATTAAACGGAATTCTTCGCTGGGCTTCACAGCTGTTCATGACGCTGGCCGTGACTTCATTCAAATGAAGGATAAAGTAATGGCTGAGCTCAAAAAGAGCTTCCGTCCGGAGTTCCTGAACCGGATTGACGAAACGATCGTGTTCCACTCGCTGGAGCAAGAGCATATCGCCGAAATCGTCACTTTAATGTCCGACGATTTGCGCAAACGCCTGCGTGAGCAAGATGTAGACTTCTTGCTGACCGATACAGCGAAGGCGTTCCTCGCGAAAGAAGGCTTCGATCCGCAGTATGGTGCTCGTCCATTGCGCCGTGCGATTCAGAAGCATATCGAAGACCGATTGTCCGAGGAATTGCTCGTTGGCAACATTCAAAAAGGCGACCGCTTCACGATTGATGAGAAGGATGGGGCGTTGACAGTAACGAAATCGGAGCCGCTTGATTTGGAGAAAGCGTCCGAAGAGCCGGCAGCTAAGTCATAATAAAAGTGAGGATGCTGCACAGCTGATTACAGGTTATCCGCACATCCGTCGAGCCAGCTTTATGCAGCTCGGCACAAAAATAGAAAGCTTCCAGAACCCGTGATCTTGACGGATTCTGGAAGCTTTTTTTATGCCTTACACAGACAATCCCCATTCATTTTTATTTGACAATGAGAATCATTATCGTGTATCTTATAAGAGTAGACATTACTTTGAACATACACTCTTTCATATACAAAGACGAAGACCGGAACAGATGACGGAAGGCGGTAATAAGGATGGGTTTGCATGCTGCCAGAATAACGGCTGAAGAGGCGTCATATTTATCAAATGAATATATTAAGCAGTTCGTTAGAGCTGCGCACATGGATTTTGACAAGGTAAAGCAAATGCTGAGTGAAGAGCCCGAGCTGCTGCACGCTTCCTGTGATTGGGGCGATGGCGATTGGGAAAATGCGCTAGGCGCAGCCGCCCATGTCGGGCGCAGGGATATTGCGCTGTACTTGCTGGAGCGTGGTGCAAGGCTGGATCTTTTTGCTGCTGCGATGTTAGGCAAGCTGGAAGTAGTTCATGCGATTTTAAGTGACGATCCTGCAGCGAAGGATGCCATTGGCCCGCATGGAATTCCACTCATCGTTCACGCCAAGATGGGTGGCGAGGAATCGCGCTTGGTTTATGCTTATTTGGAAAGCCTTCAGGCTTGATAGGAGGAGTAACAACATGATCGTGGTCACGAACACCATTAAAGTGAAGAAAGGGCACGGGGAAGCCGTTGCCGAGCGGTTCCAGCATACGAAGGGAATTGAGCTTTCTCCCGGCTTTATCCGGATGGAAGTGCTACTTATGGAAAACTTGGTGGACTATGATGAGCTGAGAGTCGGCACAACATGGGAAAATAAAGCGTCGTTTGAAGGCTGGGTCAACAGCGACTCCTTCCGTCAGGCACATGCGCATCGTCAAACGAAAGCAGGGGAAGGCTGCAAAAGTCAGCAAAATGAAGTCATTATGCTGGGCTCCCAGCTTTCAACGCACCGGGTTATTGTGGCGCGGCAAGCGGCTATCCAGGCTTAAACGATAGCGTGTATAGGTTATCTTTTTCAGAAAGTTCCCTTCTTCCTCTTGTGGATGACAGGGAACTTTCTTGCTGTATAAGGAAGAAAGGGTTTATACAATCCACATTAAATGGTAAACTTTTAATGATAGTGTTTTTAGTAAAAGGAGCCGGACATGGCAAAAATAAAAACGAAATTCGTATGCAATGAATGTGGAACAGAGTCGCCTAAGTGGATGGGCAAATGCCCAGGGTGCCAGTCATGGAATTCCATGATTGAAGAGAAGGAAACCGTTGTCAAGACGCAGGGAGTCGGTTTGCGTGTTGCGCAAACGAAAGAAAAGCCACAGTCGATCATACATATAGAGAGCGGGAAGGAACCGCGCATTGAAACGAGCTTGAAGGAGCTGAACCGCGTACTTGGCGGGGGCGTTGTGCCGGGCTCCCTTTTGCTGGTAGGGGGCGACCCCGGTATCGGAAAATCCACGCTGCTGCTGCAAACCTCGCATGCACTGGCAACGAAGGGATTGAAGGTTCTCTATATTTCAGGTGAGGAATCGGTGCGGCAAACAAGACTAAGAGCGGATCGGCTTGGTGCGCTGACGGAGTCCTTGTATGTGCTTTGCGAAACGAACATGGATCATATTAACGAGGCGATTGAATCGGTGGACCCCGATTTTCTCGTTATTGACTCCATCCAGACGGTTTATGATCCGGGTGTGCAATCAGCGCCGGGCAGCGTATCCCAGGTTCGGGAATGCACCGCGCATTTCATGCGAGTCGCCAAAATCAAAGGGATTGCAACGGTGCTGGTCGGACATGTGACGAAGGAAGGCGCCATCGCCGGACCGCGGATGCTGGAGCATATGGTCGATTGCGTATTGTATTTTGAAGGTGAGCGCCATCATACCTACAGGCTGCTGCGCGCGGTTAAAAACCGGTTTGGGTCGACGAATGAGATCGGAATTTTTGAAATGGGCGAGGAAGGCTTGCGTGAGGTGCTGAATCCTTCTGAGCTGTTTTTATCAGAGCGCCCGCTTGGCGTAGCAGGTTCTATTGTTGTAGCAAGCATGGAAGGAACACGTCCTGTATTGGTGGAATTGCAGGCGCTGGTGGCAACGACGAATTTCCCTTCGCCGCGCCGCATGACGGCCGGGCTTGACCATCATCGGATGGCGCTGATCATTGCAGTGCTTGAGAAGCGCAACGGGATGTTTCTTCAGACGCAGGATGCTTATCTAAATGTCGCGGGCGGCATTAAGCTCGATGAGCCAGCCGTTGATTTAGCAGCAGCGGTATGTCTCGCTTCGAGCTTTCGGGATGCGCCAACGAGACCTTACGATGTTGTGTTCGGGGAAGTTGGATTGACGGGCGAGGTACGTGCTGTCTCGCGGGCTGAGCAGCGGGTAAAGGAAGCCGAGAAACTGGGCTTCAAACGAGTTATTATGCCGGAGAAAAGCCTGAAGGGCTGGAAGCCGCCGGCATCCATTGAGATTATTGGTGTAAACACCGTAGCGGAAGCGCTCTCGGCAGCACTAGGATAGGGGGAAGATGATGAAGGAACAGAGCCAGCTAGAAACGATGAACCAGCTTTTGCAGCTAGTCGCGCCCGGTACCCCGTTCCGTGACGGCTTAGAGAACGTGCTGCGGGCGAAGACTGGAGCATTAATCGTTGTCGGATACAGTCCTGAGGTAATGGAAGTTGTAGATGGGGGTTTCTCCATCAACTGCGATTTCTCGCCCAACTATTTGTATGAGCTTGCGAAGATGGATGGCGCAATTATTTTGAGCGAGGATATGCGGCGGATTTTGTATGCCAACACGCAGCTTATTCCGAACAGCTCCATTCCGTCGATTGAGACGGGAATCCGCCACCGTACCGCGGAGCGGGTTGGCAAGCAGACGGGCAAGCTCGTCGTATCCATATCGCAGCGCCGCAATATTATTACGCTGTATCAAGGCAATTTGCGGTATGCGCTCAAGGAAATGGGCAACATTTTGACAAAAGCGAATCAGGCGATTCAGACGCTGGAAAAATATAAGGCGGTGCTGGGCCAATCGTTCAAAAATTTGTCTGTGCTTGAGTTCGAAGAGCTGGTCACCTTGCAAGAGGTTGCCCATGTCGTGCAGCGGGTAGAGATGGTGCTGCGAGTCAAAATGGAAATCAAGCGTTATGTGACCGAGCTGGGAACGGAAGGACGCCTCATTGCGATGCAACTGGAAGAGCTGGTCGACGGTGTAGATGAGGATGCTTGGTATTTGCTTAAGGATTATGCGAAAGATAATTCAGATGAGAAAATCCGGGAAATCCGGCTGGCGATGAAAAAACTGAGCTCGGATGAGCTGCTGGACGCATCGCCGATTATCCGGCTTCTTGGCTACCCGCATACCGGTTCCATGGCAGAAGAAGCTATTTCGCCGCGAGGCTTCCGCTTGTTGAACAAAATCCCGCGTTTGCCGCTCATTATTATGAATAATTTGATTGAGCGCTTCGCCAGACTGCCGCATATTATGATGGCGACCATCGGCGAATTGGATGATGTTGACGGAATTGGGGAAGTTCGGGCGCGGGCGATCAAGGAAGGTTTGAAACGGATTCAGGATCAAATGTTCATTGACAGGCAAATCTAAATCCCATACAATTGATGGAATGTGAACGGCCCGATCATCATACATTAGTATTTGGTCTTAGGGCATAGTAGAGAAGAGGTGGAACAGATGATTATAAAGTCAATACCGAGCCTTTTCACGGTGGGGAATTTGTTTCTTGGCGTAATCGCCATTATTATGGTGTTTAATGAGAAACCTGAAATTGCAGCGATGATGGTTATTATTGCAATGCTGCTGGATGGCGTAGATGGCAGAGTGGCACGTGCGCTTAATGCACAGAGCGAATTCGGCAAGGAGCTCGATTCGTTATCCGACGTCATTTCCTTCGGAGTCGCTCCAGCGTTCATTATGTATGTCGTCGCTTTTCAGGATTTAAATACAGCAGTGGCTTGGATTATTACCGCGTTATTTCCGATTTGCGGAGCTTTGCGCCTGGCGAGATTTAATGTCGTAACGAAGACGCCGAGCGGTTATTTCATCGGACTGCCGATTCCAGCAGCTGGTGGTGTTTTGGCAACGCTGGCTCTTTTCAAAAATGATATTTCGGTTATTGTGCTGTTAATCAGCACGCTCGTTCTTTCCATTCTTATGGTGAGTACGGTTCGTTACCCGAACTTCAAGAAAATTGGCATTCCGAAGAGTGCGATTTGGGTTGTGCCGATTATCGTCGTGTTTTCTCTTGTAATCGGTATTTGGTTCAATCAATATTTGTCGAAGCTGATTTTCATCCCGCTTTTGCTGTATGCGCTGTGGGGCTTAAAAAAAAACGTTGATCGGCGCATTAAGCCGCGCAGACGTAAAAACAAGCATGCGGAACTGAGCGAAGAGCAGGTGCAGTCGGAGACGATTGCCTAATATGCAGCGCTGCTAGCGTAGAAGCATTTTTCACAAGTAAACAAGAAACATCAAAAAAGCTGTAAACCATGTAAACGTGGTTTGCAGCTTTTTTTGTTGAAATGGCTTTGCCGCCAGAGGACGGCGACAGTCGGTTACACTTGTGCATCTTGCACCATTATGTTGAGGTAGCAATGGCTTTGCAGGCATTCGCTTTACGTTAAATTAAATAGGCCGAGCGTTGAGCATTTGTCATACTCATCGGCGATGACTTCGTCCAGCTGGATATCCAGCAGATTGCACATCGCGGTCATGTAGAACAGATTGCGTCCGAGGTCGGCCTTAAGCACATCGCGGCAGTGCTCGCACAGCTCGCCAGAAAGGTGGCTTTGCAGCGTTTCTTTCGCGTTGGTAAGATTCGGCTCATCGGAATAATGCTGCTTGCGGGCAGCAAGCTCAATGCAGCCGCAGTCGGTCACGGCTTTCGTTACCGCACGATTGACGGACGTTCCAGCCTGCCCAAACTTTGACATCACATCTAGCAGGCTCCGATGCCTTAGCAGTAACTCGGATACTTGCTGTTGAAATTGATCCAATGTTGGTGCGCTCATCGGTTACACCTCTTTCATCAACTTTAGCAACTTCTGATCTTGTTTCCATTATAAGCTTACTTGGTCCGCATTTCAAAATGAAAAATCATTTACCTTTGACGGTTAGAGTGTTCCCAATTGGAACATAATTGTAATGGAGGTGGATGAATATGGTAAGACGTAT from the Paenibacillus sp. BIHB 4019 genome contains:
- a CDS encoding antibiotic biosynthesis monooxygenase codes for the protein MIVVTNTIKVKKGHGEAVAERFQHTKGIELSPGFIRMEVLLMENLVDYDELRVGTTWENKASFEGWVNSDSFRQAHAHRQTKAGEGCKSQQNEVIMLGSQLSTHRVIVARQAAIQA
- the radA gene encoding DNA repair protein RadA, translating into MAKIKTKFVCNECGTESPKWMGKCPGCQSWNSMIEEKETVVKTQGVGLRVAQTKEKPQSIIHIESGKEPRIETSLKELNRVLGGGVVPGSLLLVGGDPGIGKSTLLLQTSHALATKGLKVLYISGEESVRQTRLRADRLGALTESLYVLCETNMDHINEAIESVDPDFLVIDSIQTVYDPGVQSAPGSVSQVRECTAHFMRVAKIKGIATVLVGHVTKEGAIAGPRMLEHMVDCVLYFEGERHHTYRLLRAVKNRFGSTNEIGIFEMGEEGLREVLNPSELFLSERPLGVAGSIVVASMEGTRPVLVELQALVATTNFPSPRRMTAGLDHHRMALIIAVLEKRNGMFLQTQDAYLNVAGGIKLDEPAVDLAAAVCLASSFRDAPTRPYDVVFGEVGLTGEVRAVSRAEQRVKEAEKLGFKRVIMPEKSLKGWKPPASIEIIGVNTVAEALSAALG
- a CDS encoding protein arginine kinase, giving the protein MKSRRFSEQALSDWMKGDGPESDIVISSRIRIARNLNHHPFPLLATKEQSLEVMEQLAAIGASGKLEPIGHFDTIVLSDLTELEKRVLVEKHLISPNLANESRGGAFILSDNESVSIMINEEDHLRIQCLYPGFQIQEAWTLANRIDDIFEAETEYAFDEKRGYLTTCPTNVGTGIRVSIMVHLPALVLSSQINRILQAVTQVGLAVRGLYGEGSEALGNVFQISNQITLGQSESEIIDNLYSVARQIIEHEKAARIRLLAESKLRIEDRVKRSYGILSYAAIMDTKEAAQRLSDVRLGVDLGLLDNITPQVMNELMIMTQPGFLQQVFKETMNAEQRDYRRAELIRKQLRSQMEHGGA
- a CDS encoding DUF1573 domain-containing protein yields the protein MSAPTLDQFQQQVSELLLRHRSLLDVMSKFGQAGTSVNRAVTKAVTDCGCIELAARKQHYSDEPNLTNAKETLQSHLSGELCEHCRDVLKADLGRNLFYMTAMCNLLDIQLDEVIADEYDKCSTLGLFNLT
- the clpC gene encoding ATP-dependent protease ATP-binding subunit ClpC; this translates as MMFGRFTERAQKVLALAQEEAVRLGHNNIGTEHILLGLIREGEGIAAKALIGLGLGLEKIQDEVEALIGRGQEQPTNIAYTPRAKKVIELSMDEARKLGHTYVGTEHILLGLIREGEGVAARVLNNLGISLNKARQQVLQLLGSSEAISSNHGAPSNVSTPTLDGLARDLTSFAKEGNLDPVIGRSKEIERVIQVLSRRTKNNPVLIGEPGVGKTAIAEGLAQKIIANEIPETLRDKRVMTLDMGSVVAGTKYRGEFEDRLKKIMDEIRQAGNIILFIDELHTLIGAGGAEGAIDASNILKPALARGELQCIGATTLDEYRKYIEKDAALERRFQPITVDQPSPEEAVQILYGLRDRYEAHHRVKITDEAIVQAVKLSDRYITDRFLPDKAIDLIDEAGSKVRLNSYTIPPNLKQLENRLEDIRKEKDSAVQSQEFEKAAALRDTEQKMREELDITKNQWKEKQGRTDSEVTPEDIAQVVASWTGIPVSKLAEEETERLLKMESILHGRVIGQEEAVKAVSRAMRRARAGLKDPKRPMGSFIFLGPTGVGKTELARALAEAMFGDENAIIRIDMSEYMEKHSTSRLVGAPPGYVGYEEGGQLTEKVRRKPYSVVLLDEIEKAHPEVFNILLQVLEDGRLTDSKGRVVDFRNTLIIMTSNVGADQIKRNSSLGFTAVHDAGRDFIQMKDKVMAELKKSFRPEFLNRIDETIVFHSLEQEHIAEIVTLMSDDLRKRLREQDVDFLLTDTAKAFLAKEGFDPQYGARPLRRAIQKHIEDRLSEELLVGNIQKGDRFTIDEKDGALTVTKSEPLDLEKASEEPAAKS
- a CDS encoding UvrB/UvrC motif-containing protein, which translates into the protein MICQECGKKPATLHFTKIVGGEKTEFHICEACARERGEGIPGTANGFSIHSLLSGLLDFDPSGTSGSAGTKPCPVIRCDECGFTYAQFSKIGRFGCSACYKHFSDKLDPLLKRVHGSTVHTGKIPKRSGGQLQNKRELDQLRRELYDRIEQEEFESAAQIRDRIRELERKIAEL
- the pssA gene encoding CDP-diacylglycerol--serine O-phosphatidyltransferase, with the protein product MIIKSIPSLFTVGNLFLGVIAIIMVFNEKPEIAAMMVIIAMLLDGVDGRVARALNAQSEFGKELDSLSDVISFGVAPAFIMYVVAFQDLNTAVAWIITALFPICGALRLARFNVVTKTPSGYFIGLPIPAAGGVLATLALFKNDISVIVLLISTLVLSILMVSTVRYPNFKKIGIPKSAIWVVPIIVVFSLVIGIWFNQYLSKLIFIPLLLYALWGLKKNVDRRIKPRRRKNKHAELSEEQVQSETIA
- a CDS encoding CtsR family transcriptional regulator, with product MRNISDLIEQYLKNMLQESTEGSVEIQRNELAEKFSCVPSQINYVISTRFTLEKGYMVESKRGGGGYVRIQRVELPALQTIQFHIRQTIGDCVEQSVAEGLIYQLEEALLVTKREAQLLRAAIDRETIAVKLPLRDEVRARLLRAMLISLLVK
- the disA gene encoding DNA integrity scanning diadenylate cyclase DisA produces the protein MKEQSQLETMNQLLQLVAPGTPFRDGLENVLRAKTGALIVVGYSPEVMEVVDGGFSINCDFSPNYLYELAKMDGAIILSEDMRRILYANTQLIPNSSIPSIETGIRHRTAERVGKQTGKLVVSISQRRNIITLYQGNLRYALKEMGNILTKANQAIQTLEKYKAVLGQSFKNLSVLEFEELVTLQEVAHVVQRVEMVLRVKMEIKRYVTELGTEGRLIAMQLEELVDGVDEDAWYLLKDYAKDNSDEKIREIRLAMKKLSSDELLDASPIIRLLGYPHTGSMAEEAISPRGFRLLNKIPRLPLIIMNNLIERFARLPHIMMATIGELDDVDGIGEVRARAIKEGLKRIQDQMFIDRQI